CTAAGATGGATCCTAAACTGCAAAGCTTCATCAACCAACGCCTCGCTCAAATGAAAGATGATGGCCAACTCGACGACATCGTACAGCGTTATTTGTAACACCAGCGTAACGAAGAATTGAGCAACAGATTGAACAACAAAACAGATAGCTTGGTAACGCACTTTAACTATCGTTGAGGCTTAACTATCTAGCATCTAAAAGGCCGCCCTGCTTAACTTAATACGCCATTACAGGACGGCCTTTTCAATATACCGTTAGGGCAAACATAAATATGCCCGCTATCAGAATCAACGAATCAATGCGAAGCAATCGAATGGCGTTGCTGAGAACGAAGTTGTTGGCGCACTGCCATCAGGATCTTGCCTAAATGGTTCTCGCCGGTTCCATCTCCGCCATCGCCCCAAAAGTGGTCTTTGTGTGAATGTTCTTTGATCACCGAATCGCCAGTGTTGATAAGAAACCGCGCAAACTGTGGATTCTGGCTGAACTTCTCAGCAACAATGAATTTCATAACGTCAACACGAATGTCATACCAATCTTCACGAATTTGGTCTGCATAGTCACGGCTTAAAGAGAAGGCCTCGGCAGGTGTACTGGCTTCAAAAATAGTATTGCGCAACGCTTCCGAGGTAAATTTCATCGCTTGGTAATAATGTTCGCTGGTTGCCCAAATTTGACCATCAATCTCAATTGGACAAGCTGCAAAATTGGAAAGGTATCCATTTGGGTCTTCCGGTTCATAAAACAACACTTCTGTGGCTTGAGTCACTGCATTAGACATAGCTTTATCCTCACCAACGATATTCAATATTTCACTTCAACTTTAAAATTAGTGGTGTTGTATTTTACTGTCAAACAACTTGGTTCAAGAGTCAGTTATCGAGCCGTTTTTAGTTGTTCAACACAATTTGTAAAGGGAGAGGGTGGATATCTAACAGGGGGTATAAGCGTTGTTTTTACTGAGGGGATGTATGTGCAAAAAATGAAAAAAATGAAAAAAATGAAAAAAACAATATAAATCAAAGGGTGGCATTGAACCACCCCCTTAAAACCATCAGAGATATTAGTGAATAAGACCGAGCTCCCTCGCTTCTTCAAGACTAAAACCACTTTCTCTTATTTCTCTCAACGCCTCAATACGACGACGAGCTTCAGCTGACTTCATTTTCTTCTCTGGTTTGAAAGAGACTTCTTCTTCAGCATCCCACTTATTGGCAATGTTTGTCATTTCATCATGGTTGATAGAATTAATGGACATATTTTCCTCCGAAAGCACCATGTCATGGACAGGTAATCTGTAGCAAATGCTATTTCGCTTGTTAAGCAGTTCTGCACTGAAATGTGATGATTCCGACGCTTCATAAAGCTAATTAACAAACGGCTCATTTAAACTTTGCCAAAGCCATTTTCTGCAATTACATTAAAAGAATTACCCGTAAGAAATATGACTTGATCTAACTCTCATTTTCCCCATTGTCATTTCTCTATTTCCTTTGAAACTTCGCCGAAATAACCCAATCTCGATGGCTAGGCATCGCGTTCTCTTTCACGCCCATCAGCCCAGCAAAATAAAACTATTGTCTCGTAAATCTTATTGCCTCCCTTATTCTTTGGTTTGGCGAACTCATAAAAAATGAGCCAAACTACTTAGCAAGCATAGAGTGCATGCAGTAATGAAATACAATATGAAGCCAAATGCTTTTCAGACAATCATTTTGTTAAAAATGGGAGAATAGTATATGAGTGAATTAGACACTTGGTTAGAGCGTGTCAGCGATTGGTACAAACACCGAAAGCATGATCAAGTGACGCAGTTAGAGCCGTTGATCTTAACACCTCCAGATACGCTCTGGGGGCCTTTGATCAGTGATAAACAAAGCAAAGGCATTGCATCTTGGTTAGATGGGTGCCTGAGAATATTTACCTTCTATCGATATCGACACGCGAAATGGGAAGGAACGAACTTATACTTGAATTCATCACCGAATAGTCTTAGCGCTGTTGACCCCCACAATCAAGAAAAAGCCTATCAATATCTCATGTTCGCTTACGGGAAACTTCAGGCCGTCACATGTAACCCCAAAGCCGAACCAGCCTTACAAGAGTGGTGCATACAGCGAATACAACACTTATGTGTGCTAGCTTTAGAGTTTGCCAACCAGCAACCAGAACCACGTTGGCAAGAGGAATCGAAACAATTGATCGAATCGCACGTTCGCTTTATGGCAAATCAACATCAAAGCGACGATCATTGCCCAATTGAACACCAACTTCACTGATCAATCCTTTCGATCAAATCAAAACTCAATAAAGCGACTGAGATCAAAAGCCGTATTTATCCTTGATCATGCTTCGTTCAGGAATAACACAAGCTATTGAATTAACGAAATATTATAAATTTCAGGCAAAAAAAAGCGAGTCCCTAAGGAACTCGCGAAAATCTATTCAGTATGATGTAACAAAAATATGAGCCAATTTATTAATCACAAGAAAGGACAAAAGTTGTCTATTCGTGATAAATCATAGTCAACAAGGTGCGTGTTATTGTCATCAATTTGTCAGCATTAGGTGCGATTTTTATCAACTCGTAATAATCATAAAACTATCATTTATATAGATAAAAACAGATTTTAATTAATGCCCAATCGCCATCTCATCAAGCGCAATAAACACATTTTCATCTAAGTGCCCCTCATGAACTTGCTTGCACACTTTGCGACGGACCGCTAAACCAGAGATCAAACGTTCAATAGACAAATGTCGGTTACTGTCACGGTTGTTGTAAAGCTCAATCAACTTACTCAACGTTTCGTATGGAACCACATTCTCTCCAACTCTCAACCAATCAAGCTTCTCAATGAGCTCTGAGCACTCTTCTTTGATTGAGGCATGTGAATGCCCGGTCATTGCTGATAAAGCGGTTATACTGCGTTCTAGAGCCTCTGCAGAGGTATATCGAGAGAGAGTTATCATAATCTCGTCAGCATTAATCTCAACAGAGTGCTTACGTTGCTTTACTCGACGCCCTAATTTGCCTCTTGGCGACGGTGTCTTGCGTTGAATGGGTTCAAATTCACCATCAATAATTTCAGACAGCTCTTCTAACTTCTGCTTAGACACCATCTCGTTACGAAGTGGATTCGGTAACGTAGGGGCCATATTCCGTTTACCCGCGTTAGTGGTACGGGCTCTTGAGTACCGCAGTACCTCTTCAACATTACACTTAATATCCACTTGATAATCAATAATTTTCCCCTTTTCTATCAACGACATAATCGTTAAGTGGTAACCCCACAAGTTAACCAAGAAGGTATCGTCTTGCTCACCGACTTCACCCAATTTTCTGAGTTCTCGGACCAGATCCATTGAGAAACGGCGCCAATCAATATTACGAGCCAATTTTTGATTCAGCTCACTCAGTAACATACTGTCTGTATGACGACGTGCCATGCGGCTTCTGAAGTAAGAATACATTTGGAAAACCAAGGTGTGCTGCTTCAGAATTTCCGGTGGGAATAAGAAGAAATAGTCGCGTGTTAGTAGCTCTTC
The DNA window shown above is from Vibrio artabrorum and carries:
- a CDS encoding NADAR family protein, whose amino-acid sequence is MSNAVTQATEVLFYEPEDPNGYLSNFAACPIEIDGQIWATSEHYYQAMKFTSEALRNTIFEASTPAEAFSLSRDYADQIREDWYDIRVDVMKFIVAEKFSQNPQFARFLINTGDSVIKEHSHKDHFWGDGGDGTGENHLGKILMAVRQQLRSQQRHSIASH
- a CDS encoding PA3496 family putative envelope integrity protein, giving the protein MSINSINHDEMTNIANKWDAEEEVSFKPEKKMKSAEARRRIEALREIRESGFSLEEARELGLIH
- a CDS encoding transcriptional regulator yields the protein MSELDTWLERVSDWYKHRKHDQVTQLEPLILTPPDTLWGPLISDKQSKGIASWLDGCLRIFTFYRYRHAKWEGTNLYLNSSPNSLSAVDPHNQEKAYQYLMFAYGKLQAVTCNPKAEPALQEWCIQRIQHLCVLALEFANQQPEPRWQEESKQLIESHVRFMANQHQSDDHCPIEHQLH